One segment of Bacillales bacterium DNA contains the following:
- a CDS encoding sugar-binding protein, with protein sequence MPRGDAHRKRGERFEVKLYRGLYAALAGLLAVSFALTVYFMIRGVQSDAGLAKSSEYVRPHYHFVLIPEEMDNPYWRSVQKGADAAAKKYGAVVEYRGPVQSNLSEHIKVMRESVAAKVDGILTQGLDEREVAVINDAIQHGIPVVTVDTDLPGSRRLAYVGTDNYAAGLKAGRYLAKATGGLAKVGIVTGSFESTGQRLRVKGFRDAVAEIPGIEVVAVESSQISRVQAAEKAYKIFREHPEVNAFFGTSALDGIGISAAAQSLGQSKTVFLLAFDAVEDTLTLMKDGKIDATIVQKPYEMGYESVRLMVEIVNGKPVTERHVTPVNIVLPADLPLSRKAERR encoded by the coding sequence GTGCCGCGAGGCGATGCGCACCGGAAACGCGGTGAGCGTTTCGAGGTGAAACTTTATCGAGGGTTATACGCGGCGCTTGCCGGGTTGCTGGCCGTTTCGTTCGCACTGACGGTGTATTTTATGATTCGGGGTGTGCAATCGGATGCCGGTTTGGCGAAATCGTCTGAATACGTTCGGCCGCACTATCATTTCGTGCTCATTCCTGAGGAAATGGACAATCCGTATTGGCGGTCAGTGCAGAAAGGGGCCGACGCTGCGGCGAAAAAGTACGGCGCCGTTGTCGAGTATCGCGGGCCGGTACAGTCGAATCTTTCCGAACATATAAAAGTAATGCGTGAATCAGTGGCCGCGAAGGTGGACGGCATTCTTACGCAAGGCCTTGATGAACGGGAAGTCGCGGTGATCAATGATGCGATTCAACACGGCATTCCCGTCGTCACTGTGGATACAGATTTGCCCGGCAGCCGGAGGCTTGCCTATGTCGGGACGGACAATTATGCGGCTGGGCTGAAAGCCGGCCGGTATTTGGCGAAGGCGACCGGCGGGCTGGCGAAAGTCGGCATCGTCACCGGAAGTTTCGAATCGACGGGGCAGCGGCTGCGCGTGAAAGGGTTTCGCGACGCGGTGGCGGAGATTCCCGGGATTGAAGTGGTTGCCGTTGAATCGTCGCAGATTTCACGAGTGCAGGCGGCCGAGAAAGCTTATAAAATTTTCCGGGAGCACCCGGAAGTGAATGCCTTTTTCGGGACGAGCGCGCTCGACGGGATCGGGATCTCCGCTGCGGCGCAAAGTCTCGGCCAGTCGAAAACGGTGTTCTTGCTCGCTTTTGATGCGGTCGAGGACACGCTCACTTTAATGAAGGACGGCAAGATTGACGCGACGATTGTTCAGAAGCCTTACGAAATGGGGTATGAAAGTGTGAGGCTGATGGTGGAAATCGTCAACGGCAAACCGGTGACGGAACGACACGTAACGCCGGTGAACATTGTGCTTCCGGCGGACTTGCCGCTTTCGCGGAAGGCGGAACGCCGATGA
- a CDS encoding sensor histidine kinase: MIRIRTKLFLFLLLLAALLNSVAYFLYQNGQRSIDEYNRVLQRFYLLNEVSQQTSAVFEQLNVYLAEQTPEAYGDYLRARTNLKRKQDQLSAIATQANGLTVDNYRNMITSFLEECAIVSGSFQSGSIDRYSAHLPKAERISLFIKETTLDLLNEELARYQNFYLQMNKKSAYFQSMGIFVFVSTFLLCALFALWFSRGITQPIGQLTAAAREISQGQLDGEPVQAYTKDELRFLTQTFNEMRADIRRLVGEIKEQSELDQLLKEMELKSLQSQIHPHFLFNILNTLSRTAYLEGAERASALIDSTAALMRHNLSRLDRPTTLGKEVEIIREYFFLQSARFGDRVSFRTEIDEGCLQRPVPNMTLQPIVENAFVHGIESYENGAEITIKIAPEGTDVLVEVSDNGVGMDEATRQRLLADAETEANGDERTFEDADRGEPDGAGRGEAAASRERERDGSEAAKPHGHSTGLGVHNVMKRLALFYRKEGLLDIQSAVGQGTTVRLRLPEITGGKDESL, from the coding sequence ATGATTCGCATTCGCACGAAGTTGTTCTTGTTTCTGCTGCTTCTCGCAGCGCTGTTGAACTCCGTGGCGTATTTTTTATATCAAAACGGGCAACGCTCGATCGATGAATACAACCGTGTGCTGCAGCGATTTTATTTGTTGAATGAAGTTTCTCAGCAAACCTCGGCGGTTTTCGAACAGCTGAACGTTTATTTGGCGGAACAAACGCCGGAAGCTTACGGTGACTACTTGCGCGCCCGCACTAACCTGAAACGCAAGCAAGATCAATTGTCTGCCATCGCTACGCAAGCCAACGGGTTGACGGTGGATAACTACCGCAACATGATTACGAGTTTCCTTGAAGAATGTGCGATCGTTTCCGGTTCGTTTCAGAGCGGTTCGATCGACCGTTATTCAGCTCATTTGCCGAAGGCGGAACGAATTTCCTTGTTCATCAAAGAAACCACCCTTGATTTGCTCAACGAGGAATTGGCCCGGTATCAAAATTTTTATTTGCAAATGAACAAAAAGAGCGCATATTTCCAATCGATGGGCATTTTCGTGTTCGTCTCGACGTTTTTGCTTTGTGCGTTGTTTGCGCTCTGGTTCTCAAGGGGCATCACACAGCCGATCGGGCAGTTGACGGCGGCCGCCCGGGAAATTTCACAAGGGCAGTTGGACGGGGAGCCGGTGCAGGCGTACACGAAAGACGAATTGCGTTTTTTGACGCAAACGTTTAATGAAATGCGTGCCGACATTCGTCGTCTCGTAGGGGAAATCAAGGAACAATCGGAGCTCGACCAGCTGTTGAAAGAGATGGAACTGAAAAGCTTGCAAAGCCAAATTCATCCGCATTTCTTGTTCAACATTTTGAACACGCTTTCGCGCACCGCCTATTTGGAAGGCGCGGAACGGGCGAGTGCCTTGATCGATTCGACGGCAGCGCTCATGCGCCATAATTTGTCGCGGCTTGATCGTCCGACGACGCTCGGCAAGGAAGTGGAAATCATCCGGGAATATTTCTTTCTCCAGTCGGCGCGGTTCGGAGATCGGGTCTCGTTTCGCACTGAGATTGACGAAGGTTGTTTGCAGCGGCCGGTGCCGAACATGACGTTGCAGCCGATCGTGGAGAATGCGTTCGTGCACGGAATCGAATCGTATGAAAACGGAGCGGAAATCACGATAAAAATTGCGCCCGAAGGCACCGATGTGCTCGTGGAAGTGTCCGACAACGGGGTAGGCATGGACGAGGCGACGCGCCAACGGCTGTTGGCTGACGCGGAAACAGAGGCGAACGGCGATGAGCGGACGTTTGAGGATGCGGACAGGGGTGAACCGGATGGTGCCGGCCGAGGTGAAGCCGCGGCGAGCCGGGAACGGGAGCGGGACGGTTCAGAAGCGGCGAAACCGCACGGGCATTCGACGGGGCTCGGCGTCCATAATGTCATGAAACGATTGGCGTTGTTTTATCGAAAAGAAGGGTTGCTCGACATCCAGTCGGCGGTAGGGCAAGGAACGACGGTTCGCTTGCGGTTGCCGGAGATAACGGGAGGTAAAGATGAGTCGTTATAA
- a CDS encoding response regulator produces MSRYKIMIADDEEIERLAMRNMLAEGVQEAEVIAEAANGREAVALAAKRMPDVVFMDIKMPGMDGVEAVKRIREAQPDVKFIMVSAFDTFAYAREVMKEGVKDYLLKPSKKEEIWRTVRRVLAEVESERAERREREALEGKLRQAESVVRAEWVTALFLNRVEEAEAADRFGFIDWREQTAYAAVCRVAGREQEKAAYEWLRQEWIRREEAFVGPLIGGHVPVLVPVRDGKDGRTVRAKAVRGAQRILADFEAVFADVALAIGMGTEVERLEAFSTSCDEALMALDQTNANVRVMMFHASLNAGRGAEDLRLEQSLLEAVHDGQVQLMLRLFDKWAAGKSKTSDFGRELEDVAYRAERMTENAGVVLAPHEQVKDSGDIHERVAAVRTRLLSIAKQMDKWQHEHAYGTLEAAKRYMEANFQSALTLEETAEHVGLSPYYFSKLFKERSGTTFIDYVTDLRLKQAKQLLRTSGMSLKEICYACGYGNPNYFSRLFKKRVGCPPSEYRSNGEPQKKEEDRKKRKEIDAHGDQGVPYNQS; encoded by the coding sequence ATGAGTCGTTATAAAATTATGATCGCCGACGACGAAGAAATTGAGCGGCTGGCGATGCGCAATATGTTAGCCGAAGGCGTCCAAGAAGCGGAAGTCATTGCTGAGGCGGCGAACGGCCGTGAGGCTGTGGCGTTGGCTGCGAAACGAATGCCGGACGTCGTTTTCATGGATATTAAAATGCCGGGAATGGACGGCGTCGAGGCAGTGAAGCGGATCAGGGAAGCGCAGCCGGATGTCAAATTCATTATGGTCTCGGCGTTCGATACGTTCGCGTACGCCCGTGAAGTCATGAAGGAGGGCGTGAAGGACTATTTGTTGAAGCCGAGCAAGAAGGAAGAAATTTGGCGGACGGTTCGGCGCGTGCTCGCGGAAGTGGAAAGCGAGCGGGCGGAGCGACGGGAGCGCGAAGCGCTCGAGGGGAAATTGCGTCAGGCGGAGTCGGTTGTGCGAGCGGAGTGGGTGACGGCGCTGTTTCTGAACCGGGTGGAGGAGGCGGAAGCCGCCGACCGGTTCGGGTTTATTGACTGGCGCGAACAGACGGCGTATGCGGCCGTATGCCGAGTGGCGGGAAGAGAGCAGGAGAAAGCGGCGTATGAATGGCTGCGGCAGGAGTGGATTCGTCGGGAGGAAGCGTTTGTCGGGCCGCTGATCGGCGGGCATGTGCCGGTGCTTGTCCCGGTGCGAGACGGAAAGGATGGCAGGACGGTGCGTGCGAAGGCGGTGCGGGGAGCGCAGCGGATATTGGCGGACTTTGAGGCGGTGTTCGCGGATGTGGCGCTGGCGATCGGAATGGGCACGGAAGTGGAGCGGCTGGAGGCATTCAGTACGTCGTGCGACGAGGCGTTGATGGCGTTGGACCAGACGAACGCGAATGTGCGGGTAATGATGTTTCATGCTTCTTTGAATGCGGGAAGGGGCGCGGAAGATTTGCGGCTTGAGCAGTCGTTGTTGGAAGCGGTTCATGACGGTCAAGTGCAACTGATGCTGCGCCTGTTCGACAAATGGGCAGCTGGAAAAAGTAAAACAAGTGATTTCGGACGGGAGCTCGAAGATGTTGCCTACCGTGCAGAACGGATGACGGAAAATGCAGGTGTTGTACTTGCGCCGCACGAACAAGTCAAGGACTCCGGCGACATTCACGAGCGGGTAGCTGCGGTGCGAACAAGACTGCTTTCGATCGCCAAACAAATGGACAAGTGGCAGCACGAACACGCTTACGGAACGTTGGAAGCGGCGAAACGATACATGGAAGCGAATTTTCAAAGCGCCTTGACGTTGGAAGAAACGGCGGAGCACGTCGGGCTGAGCCCTTATTATTTCAGCAAGCTGTTTAAAGAACGCTCCGGGACAACTTTTATCGACTATGTCACCGATTTGCGCTTGAAACAGGCGAAACAGCTGCTCCGAACGAGCGGCATGAGCTTGAAAGAGATTTGTTATGCGTGCGGATACGGGAATCCAAACTACTTCAGCCGCCTGTTCAAGAAACGGGTCGGCTGTCCGCCAAGCGAGTACCGGTCGAATGGAGAACCGCAAAAAAAGGAAGAAGATCGCAAAAAAAGGAAGGAAATTGACGCCCACGGCGACCAAGGAGTCCCTTACAATCAATCATGA
- a CDS encoding extracellular solute-binding protein: MKKKFSLWTVMLLVVALLLSACGGSGSGSEDASGDAGDGGSGKVKLEIFSWWTAGGEADALKALLKGFKEKYPNIDVVNAAVAGGAGSNAKAVLSTRMQGGDPPSTFQVHGGAELFQWVNAGKMSPLDELYKEKSWQDKFPQKVIDMNSKDGHVWGVPIDIHRGNVVFYNKAIFEKYGIEPPKTFDEFFAAAEKLKANGVTPLALGDKNVWPATMLFENVLLGTIGPENYAKLWTGELSFDSEGVRKAAERFKKMLDYVNEGHSSLAWQDATQLIIDGKAAMNVMGDWAEGYLVSKGWKPNEDFGWIESPGTTDDFMIINDSFGLPKGVEHPDAVKKFLGYLGTPEAQAAFNEIKGSIPANTETDMSGFNEYSQSAMKDFKAADEKGTLALSLAHGSAAPPGFLNQVNTAVNMFVTQKDVDSFLRSLKQASSQLQ, translated from the coding sequence ATGAAAAAGAAGTTCAGCTTATGGACGGTCATGCTGCTCGTCGTTGCTTTGTTATTGTCGGCATGCGGCGGGTCTGGATCCGGATCGGAAGACGCATCCGGGGATGCCGGAGACGGCGGCAGCGGCAAAGTCAAGTTGGAAATTTTCAGCTGGTGGACGGCAGGCGGTGAAGCAGATGCGTTAAAAGCCTTGTTGAAAGGGTTCAAAGAAAAATATCCGAACATCGACGTCGTTAATGCTGCGGTCGCCGGCGGTGCCGGATCGAATGCGAAAGCGGTGCTTTCCACGCGGATGCAAGGCGGAGATCCGCCGTCGACGTTCCAGGTTCACGGCGGAGCGGAACTGTTTCAATGGGTGAACGCGGGAAAAATGAGCCCGCTTGATGAGTTGTACAAGGAGAAAAGTTGGCAGGACAAGTTTCCGCAAAAAGTGATTGACATGAACAGCAAAGACGGTCACGTCTGGGGTGTGCCGATTGACATTCACCGCGGAAACGTCGTGTTTTACAACAAAGCGATTTTTGAAAAATACGGCATCGAACCGCCGAAAACGTTTGACGAGTTTTTCGCGGCTGCGGAAAAGCTGAAGGCGAATGGCGTAACGCCGCTCGCGCTCGGCGACAAAAACGTTTGGCCGGCAACGATGTTGTTTGAAAACGTGTTGCTCGGCACGATTGGGCCGGAAAACTATGCGAAATTGTGGACCGGCGAGCTTTCTTTCGACAGCGAAGGCGTCCGGAAAGCGGCAGAACGGTTTAAAAAGATGCTCGATTACGTGAACGAGGGTCATAGTTCGCTCGCCTGGCAAGATGCCACACAGCTGATCATTGACGGCAAGGCGGCAATGAACGTGATGGGCGACTGGGCGGAAGGCTATCTCGTCAGCAAAGGTTGGAAACCGAACGAAGACTTCGGCTGGATCGAATCACCGGGAACGACGGACGATTTTATGATCATCAACGACTCGTTCGGCCTCCCGAAAGGCGTGGAACATCCCGATGCGGTCAAGAAGTTCCTCGGTTATCTCGGCACGCCGGAAGCGCAAGCGGCGTTTAACGAAATTAAAGGATCGATTCCAGCGAACACGGAAACGGACATGTCTGGATTCAACGAATACAGCCAATCGGCGATGAAAGACTTTAAAGCGGCTGATGAAAAAGGAACGCTCGCGTTGAGCCTTGCCCACGGTTCCGCGGCACCTCCGGGATTCTTGAATCAAGTGAACACCGCCGTCAATATGTTCGTCACCCAAAAGGATGTCGATTCGTTCCTGCGATCGCTGAAGCAGGCAAGCTCACAATTGCAGTAA
- a CDS encoding sugar ABC transporter permease: protein MNTQPTTAKRPLLPRTNAKRRLSKDQLLAFLFLTPSLLLIAVFVYGFIGWTGYVSLSQWNSIVPDLSWAGLDNYVQLFQTFRFQADLRNMVVFTILFIACVIFLGQLFAVLLDQKLKGESLFRNIFLFPMALSFVVTGVVWRWVLNPKTGVNLLLDDLGWAFGWYTDTSVVPGWSLFQIEFGMPIALIAVIIAAVWQMTGFSLAMYLAGLRGIPEELREAARMDGASERQIYFKVILPQLKPITFGVIVMMLHISLKIFDLIYTMTGPGANFVTDMPAVNMFDTTFQANLYARGAAIAIVLLLLVAVFIVPYLIRSRKGEA, encoded by the coding sequence ATGAACACGCAACCGACAACTGCAAAACGTCCGCTGCTTCCGCGGACGAACGCAAAACGGCGGCTTTCGAAAGACCAGCTGCTCGCCTTTTTATTTTTAACGCCTTCCTTGCTTTTGATCGCTGTTTTCGTTTACGGGTTCATCGGCTGGACCGGCTATGTGTCGTTGAGCCAATGGAATTCGATCGTTCCCGATTTATCGTGGGCCGGGCTCGACAACTACGTTCAACTTTTTCAAACGTTTCGTTTCCAAGCTGACTTGCGCAACATGGTCGTGTTCACGATCTTGTTCATCGCCTGTGTCATTTTTCTCGGCCAGTTGTTCGCGGTGCTGCTCGATCAAAAGCTGAAAGGCGAATCGTTGTTTCGTAACATCTTTTTGTTCCCGATGGCTTTATCGTTTGTTGTAACGGGGGTTGTTTGGCGCTGGGTATTGAATCCAAAAACAGGAGTCAATCTCCTTCTCGATGATCTCGGCTGGGCGTTTGGCTGGTATACGGACACGAGCGTCGTGCCGGGGTGGTCGTTGTTCCAAATCGAATTCGGCATGCCGATCGCACTCATTGCCGTCATCATTGCGGCCGTCTGGCAAATGACCGGTTTCTCGCTGGCGATGTATCTTGCCGGGCTGCGTGGAATTCCCGAGGAGCTCAGGGAAGCGGCGCGCATGGACGGCGCCAGCGAACGACAAATTTATTTTAAAGTCATTTTGCCGCAGCTCAAACCGATCACATTCGGCGTCATCGTCATGATGCTCCACATTTCGTTGAAAATCTTCGATTTGATTTACACGATGACCGGTCCGGGTGCCAATTTTGTCACCGACATGCCGGCCGTCAACATGTTCGACACGACCTTCCAGGCGAATTTATACGCGCGCGGTGCGGCGATTGCCATCGTACTGTTGTTGCTCGTTGCCGTATTCATCGTGCCTTACTTGATCCGAAGCCGAAAGGGGGAAGCTTAA
- a CDS encoding carbohydrate ABC transporter permease: MTARLLSRSLLYAVLVLFAVVFLVPFYVLLVTSLKPFAEVSIATMWQLPHTIDFSSYRAAFQQLAPNFLNSVYLVVPATLLSALLGSLNGYVLSKWKFKGSEWVFTALLFGMFIPYQSILIPLIQTIQKIGLYNSIAGLVLVNVVYGLPVTTLMFRNFYASIPDSMIESAQIDGAGFIRVYRHIIVPLSITGFVVVAIWQFTNIWNEFLFAITITGHGQHPIMVALQNLAGSQVVHWNIQMAGALLAALPTMLVYILAGRYFIRGLLAGSVKG; this comes from the coding sequence ATGACTGCACGCTTACTTTCCAGGAGCTTGCTTTATGCAGTGCTCGTCCTGTTCGCCGTCGTCTTTCTCGTCCCTTTTTACGTGTTGCTCGTGACGAGCTTGAAACCGTTCGCCGAAGTGTCGATCGCGACGATGTGGCAGCTGCCGCATACCATCGATTTTTCCAGCTATCGCGCCGCATTTCAACAACTGGCGCCGAACTTTTTGAACAGTGTCTATCTCGTCGTTCCGGCTACGCTCCTTTCCGCACTGCTCGGTTCGTTGAACGGCTACGTGTTGTCGAAATGGAAATTCAAAGGCTCGGAATGGGTGTTTACCGCGTTATTGTTCGGGATGTTCATCCCATACCAAAGCATCTTGATTCCGCTCATCCAAACGATTCAAAAGATCGGCTTGTACAACTCGATTGCCGGTCTCGTGCTCGTCAACGTTGTTTACGGCTTGCCGGTGACAACGCTCATGTTCCGCAATTTCTACGCAAGCATTCCAGATTCGATGATCGAATCGGCGCAAATCGACGGCGCCGGCTTCATCCGCGTCTACCGGCACATCATCGTGCCGCTGTCGATCACCGGCTTCGTCGTCGTCGCCATCTGGCAATTTACGAACATCTGGAATGAATTCTTATTCGCGATCACGATTACCGGCCACGGCCAGCATCCGATCATGGTCGCTTTGCAAAACCTGGCCGGCAGCCAAGTCGTCCACTGGAACATCCAGATGGCCGGCGCGTTGCTCGCCGCCTTGCCGACGATGCTCGTCTACATTCTCGCCGGCCGCTACTTCATTCGCGGCTTGTTGGCCGGTTCCGTCAAAGGATAA
- a CDS encoding class I SAM-dependent methyltransferase — MDYHDMLAHVGAGGAHPGGFAATLNFLSHFPIAAGAKVLEVGSGTGQTACYLAEKGCDVTALDLREKMVEKTQKRAQSKGVNVKAVQGDVTKLPFEDESFDVVLGESVTVFADIPKALREYVRVLRPEGELFDRELMAVKPLPEAMKQAISTLYGAKELPSLDQWLHMIEEAGFKEVEVWNPTALADDLLHFLPGFDDPSLAEPATKENAAEIKSIQQQNLSILTKYEDYHGYGVFMGIKK; from the coding sequence ATGGATTATCATGATATGTTAGCTCACGTTGGGGCAGGCGGCGCTCATCCCGGCGGCTTTGCCGCGACTTTGAATTTTTTGAGCCATTTCCCGATTGCTGCAGGAGCGAAAGTGCTCGAGGTGGGTTCCGGAACAGGGCAAACCGCCTGTTATCTTGCGGAAAAAGGATGCGACGTAACCGCGCTTGATCTCCGTGAAAAAATGGTGGAGAAAACGCAGAAGCGTGCGCAAAGCAAAGGGGTGAACGTGAAGGCCGTTCAAGGAGACGTAACGAAGCTTCCGTTTGAAGATGAATCGTTCGATGTCGTGTTGGGCGAGTCAGTGACAGTTTTTGCCGATATTCCGAAGGCGTTGAGGGAATATGTGCGCGTGCTGCGTCCGGAAGGCGAATTGTTTGATCGGGAATTAATGGCCGTCAAACCGCTCCCCGAAGCGATGAAGCAAGCGATCAGCACCTTGTACGGCGCCAAAGAACTCCCTTCGCTCGATCAATGGCTGCATATGATCGAAGAAGCCGGGTTTAAAGAAGTAGAGGTGTGGAATCCGACCGCGCTCGCCGATGACCTCCTCCATTTTCTTCCCGGCTTCGACGACCCCTCGCTTGCGGAACCGGCGACAAAAGAAAACGCCGCCGAAATTAAGTCGATCCAACAACAAAATTTGTCGATCTTGACAAAGTATGAAGATTACCACGGCTACGGCGTGTTTATGGGGATAAAAAAATAA
- a CDS encoding YjcZ family sporulation protein, with product MMGYGCGGYGGYGAGFALIVVLFILLIIIGASYVY from the coding sequence ATGATGGGCTACGGTTGCGGCGGCTACGGCGGTTATGGTGCCGGTTTCGCGTTGATCGTTGTGTTGTTTATTTTGTTGATCATTATCGGAGCGTCTTACGTTTATTAA
- a CDS encoding MerR family transcriptional regulator, which yields MEYTVQKLARTAGVSARTLRYYDKIGLLKPARTNTSGYRIYGPKEVDLLQQILFYRELGVSLETIKSIISAPSFNREQALQDHRKQLLEKRTHVDHLIANVEQTIEAMKGGRKMTDQEKFAGFKERLIEDNEKKYGKEIREKYGNPTVEKANAKVRGMTQDDYENVTRLANEVGEALKKAMAEGDPAGEAAQRAADLHRQWLTYYWDRYSKEAHAGLAQMYVDDERFKKHYDEIKPGAAEFLRDAIYFYTGAAERG from the coding sequence ATGGAATATACGGTTCAAAAACTCGCGCGAACCGCGGGGGTGAGTGCGCGGACACTGCGGTATTACGATAAAATCGGATTGCTCAAACCGGCGAGAACCAACACTTCCGGTTACCGCATTTACGGCCCGAAGGAAGTCGACTTGCTGCAGCAAATCTTGTTTTACCGCGAACTCGGCGTCAGCTTGGAAACGATCAAATCCATCATTTCCGCCCCGTCCTTTAACCGTGAACAAGCTTTGCAAGATCACCGCAAGCAGCTCCTCGAAAAAAGAACGCATGTAGATCATTTGATCGCCAACGTCGAGCAAACGATCGAAGCGATGAAAGGAGGAAGAAAGATGACCGATCAAGAAAAATTTGCGGGATTCAAGGAACGTCTGATCGAAGACAACGAGAAGAAGTACGGAAAGGAAATTCGCGAAAAATACGGCAACCCAACGGTTGAAAAAGCGAATGCGAAAGTTCGCGGCATGACGCAAGACGATTACGAGAACGTGACGCGGCTGGCAAACGAAGTGGGCGAAGCGTTAAAGAAAGCGATGGCGGAGGGAGATCCTGCGGGCGAAGCTGCGCAGCGCGCAGCCGACTTGCACCGGCAATGGCTGACGTACTATTGGGACCGCTACAGCAAAGAAGCGCATGCCGGGCTGGCGCAAATGTACGTCGACGATGAACGGTTCAAGAAACATTACGACGAAATCAAGCCGGGAGCGGCGGAATTTCTTCGTGACGCGATTTACTTTTATACCGGTGCAGCAGAAAGGGGATGA
- a CDS encoding ROK family protein has protein sequence MPQSPTVGSFQLMKSLNRSLILNTIREKGSISRADIAKLTKLTPPTVSNIVKELLESKIVIEKSQGVSRGGRKPTMLVINAEQFHVIGIDVGPKDIKVVMTDLNGNIVEQFQEDLTEGITSTELLELMKMSVLRLLPQKRKSNHNVIGIGVGMHGMVDVKQGISLFAPNLRLRDIPIKDYLEKEFRMLVKVENDARAMALGESWFGSGNGADSLVCVNVGRGIGAGIIIDGKLFHGSHFIGGEIGHMTIDINGPQCDCGNYGCLQSLAAGPVIAKRAAKRIAAGEQSLLTKLTGGRLQDIDGEKLHEAAKQGDALSKEILRETGVYLGIGLTNLLHTVDPARIVIGGGVSRSGDFVLDPVKETVKSRALTNSAKKTDIVQSNLGEQATALGAATLILVELFSARRTA, from the coding sequence ATGCCGCAATCACCGACCGTGGGAAGCTTTCAGTTGATGAAATCGCTCAACCGCTCGCTTATTTTAAACACGATCCGCGAAAAAGGCTCGATTTCACGCGCCGACATCGCCAAATTAACAAAACTGACCCCGCCGACCGTAAGCAACATCGTAAAAGAGCTGCTCGAATCGAAAATCGTCATTGAAAAAAGTCAAGGCGTTTCCCGCGGGGGGAGAAAACCGACGATGCTCGTCATTAACGCCGAACAATTCCACGTAATCGGCATCGATGTCGGCCCAAAAGACATTAAAGTCGTGATGACCGATTTGAACGGGAACATCGTTGAACAGTTCCAGGAAGATCTTACAGAGGGCATCACGAGCACCGAGTTGTTGGAACTGATGAAAATGAGCGTGCTGCGCCTGTTGCCGCAAAAACGGAAAAGCAATCATAACGTGATCGGCATCGGTGTCGGCATGCACGGCATGGTCGACGTAAAACAAGGAATCTCGCTATTCGCCCCGAATTTGCGATTGCGGGACATCCCGATCAAAGACTATTTGGAAAAAGAGTTTCGTATGCTCGTAAAAGTGGAAAATGATGCGCGGGCGATGGCGCTCGGCGAATCGTGGTTCGGCAGCGGAAACGGCGCCGATTCGCTCGTATGTGTCAACGTCGGGCGCGGCATCGGCGCGGGTATCATCATCGATGGCAAACTGTTTCACGGCTCTCACTTCATCGGCGGCGAAATCGGGCACATGACGATCGACATCAACGGGCCGCAATGTGACTGCGGCAATTACGGCTGCTTGCAATCGCTTGCCGCCGGTCCCGTGATCGCCAAACGGGCCGCGAAGCGCATTGCCGCCGGAGAGCAAAGCCTGTTGACGAAATTAACCGGCGGACGTTTGCAGGACATCGACGGTGAAAAGCTCCATGAAGCCGCGAAACAAGGAGACGCATTGAGCAAAGAAATTTTACGGGAAACGGGCGTATATCTCGGCATCGGTCTCACCAACTTGCTCCATACCGTCGATCCGGCGCGAATCGTCATAGGCGGCGGCGTTTCCCGTTCCGGAGATTTCGTGCTCGATCCCGTGAAAGAGACGGTGAAATCCCGGGCATTGACGAATTCCGCCAAAAAGACGGACATCGTCCAAAGCAACCTTGGTGAACAAGCCACAGCGCTCGGAGCCGCCACTCTCATCCTCGTCGAATTGTTTTCCGCGAGACGAACAGCCTAA